The Coccidioides posadasii str. Silveira chromosome 3, complete sequence genome contains a region encoding:
- a CDS encoding uncharacterized protein (EggNog:ENOG410PF84~COG:O~MEROPS:MER0002179): MDNLEESGMVVDEFDQYSNDHTDDVVLVSPSGSPSEPEPEFPLADDYESMITRVLPELPDTETLEQTHHTWHIQNWTRMERKEHGPIFECGGSPWRVLFFPFGNQVTEYASFYLEHGYEEAPPEGWSRCVQFALVLWSKNNPSIYVSHVATHRFNASDGDWGFTRFCELRKLFHGPFDENGSPLIENEEACLTVYMRVVKDPTGVLWHSFKDYDSKKETGMVGLKNQGATCYLNSLLQSLYFTNSFRKAVYQIPTEEDSKISNSAWTLQRLFYSLQTSDNPVSTQELTSSFGWESKQIFEQQDVQELCRKLMERLEEKMKGTPVEKALHDLFVGKTKTYISCINVDYESSRIEDFWDIQLNVRGNKTLDDSFKDYIQVETLEGENKYDAGDPYGLQDAKKGVIFESFPPVLHLHLKRFEYDIHRDAMMKINDRHEFPEEFDASPYLSENADRSEPWVYQLYGVLVHTGELNAGHYYAFLRPTKDGYFYRFDDDRVVRATMKQTLEENFGGDWITLPNGNAGMRQAHFARGYSTKRSMNAYMLVYLRKSRVDDILVEVMKNDVPCHIEKKIAEERAELARRKKEREEQHLYMNVSLISDESFKHHHSFDLTSPDLDPNDPAAPKAYRILRATKVGEFAKQVAEEREVAPEQVRLWVMVNRQNKTTRPDQHLRDMEMSMEQAFNEFGTKNNPFRLWLEIGEPGVDGKVSWPDSRGPNAHTLIFLKYFDVHAQILTGVKHVFVRKHAKVSEISGTILELMNWAPGTSFLLYEEIRHSMIDPMKPKHTFHQSEIQDGDIICFQRSIPESELPPTVIYRNVQQYYDFLLNRILVTFAPIEPNPEQTFTLTLSKKMTYEQFSTKVGEHLKVEPTHLRFAPVIISSGAPKPFIKRNVAQNLGQMLTSPYPGTGYSHRSDVLYYEILETSLSEFEMKKNIKITWLSEGIAKEQIHEVLVAKNGVVSDVIESLQKKANIDDETIRNVRLYEAYSGKIYKELYDTYSVAGITDYVTVFAERIPEDELNMQEGEFRINAFNFDKEPQKAYGCPFKFVVKPGEKFKDTKERLSKRTGIKGKQFERIKFALVSRTPYSKPLYLEDDHILADLTTDSEQQLGLDHVNKNRNFWGRSESFFIR; encoded by the exons ATGGACAAT CTGGAGGAGAGTGGTATGGTGGTTGATGAGTTTGACCAGTACAGTAATGACCACACCGATGATGTCGTTCTTGTTTCGCCATCAGGCTCGCCGAGTGAGCCTGAACCTGAATTCCCCCTCGCCGATGATT ATGAATCAATGATCACAAGGGTTCTTCCCGAACTCCCCGACACGGAAACTCTTGAACAGACGCATCACACATGGCATATCCAGAACTGGACGAGGATGGAAAGGAAAGAACATGGGCCGATTTTCGAGTGTGGAGGGTCACCATG GAGAGTCCTTTTTTTCCCGTTTGGGAATCAGGTGACGGAATATGCGTCGTTTTACCTCGAACACGGTTACGAAGAGGCGCCCCCTGAAGGCTGGTCCCGGTGTGTCCAGTTCGCCCTCGTCTTGTGGAGCAAGAATAATCCTTCCATTTACGTTTCGCACG TTGCTACGCACCGATTTAACGCCAGTGATGGAGATTGGGGGTTCACACGATTTTGTGAGCTTCGCAAGCTGTTCCATGGCCCGTTTGATGAGAATGGTTCTCCGTTGATAGAGAATGAGGAGGCTTGCCTTACAGTGTATATGCGAGTTGTAAAGGATCCCACAGGAGTTCTGTGGCACAGTTTCAAAGA CTATGATTCCAAGAAGGAAACCGGCATGGTCGGCCTCAAAAATCAGGGTGCCACATGTTATTTGAACTCCCTCCTACAGTCTCTCTATTTCACCAACTCCTTCCGAAAG GCCGTTTATCAAATCCCCACTGAAGAAGATTCCAAAATCTCAAATAGCGCCTGGACTTTACAGCGATTGTTCTATTCCCTCCAGACGAGTGACAATCCGGTATCGACACAAGAGCTTACTTCTTCCTTTGGATGGGAGTCGAAACAGATTTTTGAGCAGCaagatgtgcaagaattgTGCCGAAAGCTGATGGAACGCTTGGAGGAGAAGATGAAAGGCACTCCCGTAGAAAAGGCCCTCCACGACCTTTTCGTTGGAAAGACGAAGACCTACATTTCTTGCATAAACGTTGATTATGAATCTTCACGAATAGAGGACTTTTGGGATATCCAACTTAATGTCCGAGGCAACAAGACTCTCGATGACAGTTTCAAAGATTACATCCAGGTGGAAACGCTTGAAGGGGAGAACAAGTATGATGCCGGTGACCCCTATGGATTACAGGACGCGAAGAAAGGTGTTATATTTGAAAGTTTCCCACCCGTCTTACATCTCCACCTGAAGCGATTTGAGTACGACATCCACCGTGACGCGATGATGAAGATTAATGATCGGCATGAATTCCCAGAGGAATTTGATGCTTCCCCTTACCTTTCTGAAAATGCGGATAGGTCGGAACCTTGGGTATATCAACTCTACGGTGTCCTGGTTCACACTGGGGAGTTAAATGCCGGCCATTATTACGCGTTTTTGAGACCGACGAAAGACGGCTACTTTTACCGATTTGATGACGACAGAGTTGTTAGGGCTACTATGAAACAGACCTTGGAGGAGAACTTTGGTGGAGATTGGATAACTCTCCCCAACGGCAACGCTGGAATGCGTCAAGCTCATTTTGCCCGGGGATACTCCACAAAGCGATCAATGAATGCATACATGTTGGTATATCTTCGCAAATCGCGGGTGGACGATATCCTCGTGGAAGTAATGAAAAATGACGTTCCTTGTCACATTG aaaagaagattgctGAGGAACGGGCCGAGCTTGCGAGACGGAAAAAGGAGCGCGAGGAACAACATCTTTATATGAACGTCAGCTTAATATCAGATGAATCCTTCAAGCATCACCATAGCTTTGACCTCACGAGTCCTGACCTAGACCCTAACGATCCTGCCGCTCCGAAGGCATACCGGATTTTACGTGCTACTAAAGTTGGGGAATTTGCGAAGCAGGTCGCTGAAGAAAGGGAGGTAGCTCCGGAGCAGGTACGGCTTTGGGTTATGGTTAATCGCCAAAATAAAACCACACGCCCAGATCAACATTTAAGAGATATGGAAATGTCCATGGAGCAAGCGTTCAATGAATTTGGAACTAAAAACAACCCTTTTCGACTCTGGCTGGAGATAGGCGAACCTGGAGTCGACGGGAAAGTTTCTTGGCCGGATTCCCGAGGACCCAATGCCCatactcttattttcttGAAGTATTTTGATGTCCACGCTCAGATATTGACGGGAGTCAAGCATGTTTTTGTTAGGAAGCATGCGAAGGTGTCCGAAATCAGTGGCACAATCCTTGAACTGATGAACTGGGCACCTGGAACATCTTTCTTGTTATACGAG GAAATCAGACATTCAATGATTGATCCGATGAAACCAAAGCACACATTTCATCAGTCTGAGATTCAGGATGGCGACATTATCTGCTTCCAGCGATCAATCCCAGAGTCAGA GCTGCCGCCCACCGTGATATACCGCAACGTTCAACAATATTATGATTTCCTCTTGAACCGTATCCTCGTCACATTTGCACCGATTGAGCCTAATCCTGAACAAACATTTACATTGACACTCAGTAAAAAGATGACATATGAACAATTCTCAACAAAGGTCGGCGAGCATTTGAAAGTTGAACCAACTCATCTACGATTTGCGCCTGTTATTATAAGCAGTGGAGCGCCAAAGCCTTTCATCAAACGAAATGTTGCACAGAATCTCGGGCAAATGCTCACAAGTCCATACCCAGGTACTGGCTATTCTCATCGCTCCGATGTGCTTTACTACGAAATCTTAGAAACCAGTCTGAGCGAGTTcgagatgaagaagaatattaaaATCACCTGGCTATCTGAAGGAATCGCTAAAGAG CAAATACATGAAGTCCTTGTCGCCAAGAATGGCGTCGTTTCCGATGTGATTGAAAGTTTACAAAAGAAAGCGAATATTGACGATGAGACCATACGGAACGTGCGACTCTACGAAGCTTACTCAGGCAAGATTTACAAAGAGCTTTACGACACGTATAGCGTGGCTGGTATCACTGATTATGTTACCGTGTTCGCCGAGAGAATACCAGAGGACGAACTGAACATGCAAGAAGGTGAATTTAGGATTAATGCATTCAATTTTGATAAGGAGCCACAGAAGGCATATGGCTGTCCGTTCAAATTTGTGGTTAAGCCG GGGGAGAAATTCAAGGACACCAAAGAACGGTTATCAAAGCGGACGGGTATCAAGGGCAAGCAGTTTGAAAGGATTAAGTTCGCCCTCGTATCCCGCACTCCGTATTCAAAACCGTTGTACCTTGAAGATG ACCATATACTTGCCGACC
- a CDS encoding uncharacterized protein (EggNog:ENOG410PINT~COG:T~BUSCO:5796at33183), with protein MREWQRSMFHSKHGRCWQSIQMRCHQPVSHYSLEATKAPPWRPGLALDEWVERDVRPISLRQLTFFGRTLTEHRLISSANYVRTELPTRLAHRLRDMQRLPYVVVTNPHLSHVYELYYKAFERFRTIPEIRSLEDNDRYCDMLRRTLKEHLTVIPNLAMGVIECQDLVKANHMDHFMNTMLRARISRRVIAEQHLALTETFNSPWHFPESKSRADLNADFVGEVFLKCNAKDVVKRCGKLAQDLLRPTLEPGQKIPEIRVQGHLGATFPYILGHLEYIIGEILRNSIQAVTERYKNCAGDSPPIDVLICEAPQHVIIRVSDQGGGIPRDILPYLWSFCKGPRTQTRLQNLGKVPTLAATMQELKVSNFSQPDIKADAANPANRHSHHQSSLASLSSRPPNLRLGMGLPMSRVYAEYWAGSLEVHSLEGYGVDAFLQISRLGNKNEQVTARASIDAV; from the exons ATGCGTGAATGGCAGCGCAGCATGTTCCACAGCAAACATGGTCGGTGCTGGCAAAGCATCCAGATGAGATGCCACCAGCCTGTGAGCCATTATTCCCTCGAAGCGACCAAGGCTCCACCCTGGCGACCAGGCTTAGCGCTTGATGA ATGGGTGGAACGAGACGTCAGGCCCATCAGCCTTCGCCAATTGACCTTCTTCGGTCGCACTTTAACCGAACACCGATTAATCAGTTCCGCAAACTATGTGCGCACGGAGCTTCCCACAAGACTGGCACATCGCCTTCGAGACATGCAAAGACTTCCTTATGTCGTCGTCACTAACCCGCATCTCTCCCATGTCTATGAGCTATACTACAAGGCTTTCGAACGCTTTCGCACTATTCCGGAAATCCGATCACTGGAAGATAATGACCGGTACTGTGATATGCTCCGGAGGACGCTCAAGGAACATTTGACCGTAATTCCAAACCTTGCCATGGGCGTGATCGAATGTCAAGATTTGGTGAAGGCGAATCATATGGACCACTTTATGAATACAATGCTGCGGGCG AGAATTTCTCGTCGGGTCATTGCCGAACAACATCTCGCGCTTACTGAAACGTTTAACTCGCCATGGCATTTTCCGGAATCGAAATCGCGAGCCGATCTGAACGCCGATTTTGTTGGAGAAGTGTTTTTAAAGTGTAATGCAAAGGACGTGGTAAAACGGTGCGGTAAACTGGCACAAGACCTCCTGAGGCCGACACTTGAGCCCGGCCAAAAGATACCTGAAATTAGGGTGCAGGGACACCTGGGAGCAACGTTCCCTTATATCCTCGGACATTTGGAATACATAATTGGAGAAATACTTCGAAATTCGATCCAAGCGGTAACCGAGAGATATAAAAACTGCGCCGGAGATTCACCCCCGATTGATGTCCTAATCTGCGAAGCCCCCCAGCACGTCATAATTCGTGTCTCTGACCAAGGAGGAGGGATCCCACGAGATATTTTGCCGTATCTCTGGTCATTCTGCAAAGGTCCCCGGACACAAACACGCCTTCAGAACTTAGGCAAAGTGCCAACTCTCGCGGCAACGATGCAGGAGCTTAAGGTCTCGAACTTTTCGCAGCCTGATATTAAGGCAGACGCTGCAAACCCAGCGAATAGACACTCTCATCATCAAAGTTCTCTTGCATCCCTTAGTTCGAGGCCTCCCAACTTACGCCTAGGCATGGGTTTACCGATGAGCCGCGTTTACGCCGAATATTGGGCTGGAAGCTTGGAGGTCCACAGCTTGGAAGGTTACGGAGTCGACGCGTTTCTTCAAATCTCGAGACTGGGAAACAAGAACGAGCAAGTAACAGCGAGAGCTTCGATAGACGCCGTCTAG